In Thermus aquaticus, the sequence ACCTTCTGCAGGCCGGCCCGCAAGGAGGGGTAGTCCGTCCCCTCCGCCTCCACGGGCTCGTAAAGGAGCTCCCCCACCTGCAAGGGCTCGCTGAGGCCCACCCCCACCCGGCGCACCACCGGGGAGAGGAGGGTCATCCTCCCCCCCTGGTGGACCAGGGCCCCGGCGGCCACGCTCCCCAGGAGGGCCACCCGCTCTCCCTGGGCGAGAAGGGCCTCCTCCCGCTCCTTGCCGTCTACGAAGTAAAGGGGCTCGGGCCAGGGCCTGGGATCGGCCCTCCTGGCCTCCCAGGGGGACTCCAGGGGTCGGAAGGCCTCGGGAGCCGCAAGCCCCTGAAAGGCCTCCTCCCGGGCCAGGGCCCCGGGCCTCAGGGCGAGGAGCCGCCACACGCTCTTAGATTACCGGGGCCGGTCGGTAGGGCAGGTACCTGGGCTCCCAGAAACGGCTCCGCACGAAGGCCAAAAGCCCCTCCAGGTCCAGCCCCCGGATCCGCTCCTCCTCGGCCACCCCCTCTTCCAGGGCCTTGGCCATGACCCGGGCGGCCACGTAGGGGGAGACCTCCCGGAGCCTGGCCACCGGGGGGTAGAGGAGGTCGGGGAAGTGGGCCTGGGTGAAGTCGTGGAGGGCGTAGGCGGCCTCGAGGACCATCCCGTCCGTCACCTTCCGGGCCCGGGAGAGGATGGCCCCCAGGCCAAGCCCGGGGAAGATGAAGGCGTTGTTGCCCTGGCCCACGGGGATGGTCCGCCCCTTGAAGCCCACCGGGGGGAAGGGGCTTCCCGCCGCCACCAGGGCCTTCCCCTCGGTCCAGTAGATGAGGTCGTCGGGCAGGGCCTCGGTGGCCGAGGTGGGGTTGGAGAGGGGGAAGATGACGGGGCGGGGCGTGTTCTCCAGCATGGCCCGCACCACGGGCTCGGTGAAGCTTCCCCCCTGGCCGGAAAGGCCCAGCAGGACCGTGGCCCGGGCGTTCTCAACGGTCTCCAGAAGGTTGGGGTAGGCGCCAGAGAAGCGCCAACCGGCGATCCTTTCCGCCCTCTGGGCGAAGGGCTTCTTGTAGTCCTCCATGGCCCGCCCCTCCACCAAAAGCCCCTTGGAGTCCAGGACCAGAACCCTGGCCCGGGCCTCCTCCGCAGAGAGGCCCTCCCGCTTCATCCCCTCCACCAAGGCCCAGGCCACCCCGATGCCCCCGGCCCCGGCCCCGTAGACCACCGCCACCTGCTCCGAAAGCCTCTCCCCCTTCAGGCGGCAGGCGGAGAGGACCCCGGCCAGGGCCACCGCCCCCGTGCCCTGGATGTCGTCGTTGAAGGAGGGCACCACCTTGCGGTAGCGCTCCAGAACGTTGAAGGCCGCTTCCTTGCCGAAGTCCTCCCACTGGATGAGGGCCTTGGGGTAGCGCTTCTTCACCGCCTCCACGAAGCGGTCCAGGAAGCGGTAGTAGGCCTCGCCCTTGAGGCGCTTGTGCCGCACGCCCAGGTAGAGGGGGTCCTTGAGGAGGTCCTCCCGGTCCGTCCCCACGTCCAGCTCCACGGGCAGGGTCTTGTCGGGCCCCACGCCCCCCACGGCGGTGTAAAGGGTGAGCTTGCCGATGCTGATGGCCATGCCCCCGTAGCCCTGGTCCCCGATGCCCAAAATGGCGGAGGAGTCCGTGGCCACGATAAGGCGCACCTCCTCCAAAGGCACGTTCCCCAGGGCTTCTTCCACCCGGTCAATGTCCTTGGTGCTGACGGTGAAGCCCCGGGGGTAGCGGTAGATGTGGGAGAACTCCCGCACCGCCTCCCCCACCGTGGGCGTGTAGAGGATGGGGAGCATCTCCTCCAGGTGGTCCACCAAGAGGGCGTAGAAGAGGACCTCGTTCCGGTCCTGGAGGTTCCTCAGGTAGATGTGCTTCTCCAAAGGCGAGGCCTGCAGGCGGTAGCGGCGGTAGACCCGCTCCTTCTGCTCCTCCAGGGTGTTGACGTGGGGAAGAAGAAGGCCAAGAAGGCCCAGGGCCCTTCGCTCCTCCTCGGTGAAGGCCGTGCCCTTGTTGAGGAGGGGAAGCCTGAGGAGGAGGAAGCCCGAGACGTAGGGCTCCAGGTACCTCTCCCCCTTCTCGTCCCGCTTGACGTCGTAGTAGCGGCTGACCGGCATGCCTTTACTTTAAAGGGGGGACAGGCGTCCCCCCCAAGCCCGGGCAGGGCCTAAACGTTGAAGCCAAACATGCGCATCATGCGCTTCCCCTCCTCGGTCATCTTGGCCGGGGTCCAGGGCGGGGTCCAGACGAACTCCACGTTGACCCCCTGGACGCCGGGAAGGCGCATGACGGCCATCTCGGCGTCGGCCTTCACCACGTCCTGGGCCGGGCACCCAATGGCCGTGAGGGTCATGGTGATGTCCACCACGCCGTTCTCGTGGACCTCCACGTCGTAGACCAGGCCCAGGTCCACGATGTTGACGGGAATCTCCGGGTCGTAGACCACCTTGAGGGCCTCGAGGACCTGCTCCTTGGTGGGCAACTCCGCCTGAGGAGCCTCCTGGCGCACCTCGTCCATGCCCCTAGTATACGCGCCCCTTGTGCTAGAATGGCGGTGGGTGGGGAGTAGCCCCAAGCCGGCCTCCCGTCAAGACGGGCCTTGGCCCCGGGGGGCCGGGGGCCTAAAGCCCGGGCAAGACCACCGCTTTAGCGGTGGTCCTTTTCTTTGGAGGCCAGCATGGAAGCCGGCGTGATCTCCGTGATCCTGATCCTGATCGTCCTGGAGGTGATCCTCTCCGCGGACAACGCCCTCATCCTGGGGGTCTTGGTGCAGAAGCTCCCCGTGCACCTGAGGCGCAAGGCCCTTTTCTACGGGATTCTGGGGGCCTATGTGCTCAGGGGCCTCGCCCTCCTCTTCGCCGCCTTGGTCATCAAGCTCTGGTGGGTCCAGGCCTTGGGGGCCGCCTACCTCCTTTACATCGCCCTCAAGCACTTCCTCAAGCCCGAGGAGGCCCACGCCCCCCCACCCTTGGAGGCCACCGCCGCCCAGTTCTGGAAGGTGGTGGCCCAGGTGGAACTCATGGACCTGGCCTTCGCCGTGGACTCGGTCCTGGTGGCCGTGGCCCTTTCCGACAAGCTCTGGGTCATCTACACCGGGGTCTTCCTGGGCATCCTGGCCCTCAGGATGCTGGCCAGCCTGGTGGTGACCCTCCTGGACCGCTACCCCCGGTTCAAGCACCTGGCCTACGTGGTGGTGGGCCTGGCGGGGGTGAAGCTGGCCATTGGGGGCTGGGACAAGCTGGCCAAGGAGGCCCTGCACCGTCCCGAGCTGGCCCTGGGGCTGGACAAGGAGGCCTTCAGCCTCCTCATCCTGGCGGTCCTCCTCCTGGGTAGCCTCTGGGCCCTGAGGAAGCCCGTACCCCAGACCCCCTAAGTGCCCGCACTTTGGTTTCGCAACATGGGGTGCCCAAGCCGGGGCTGTGGAAGGGCTTTCCTGGGGCCCCCACCGCGGCAAAAGCCGCGGTGGGGTACTTAGATGTACTTTTCCCCCCGCACCACCCAGACGTTTTCCACGTAGGCGATGACCGCGTAGTGGGGGAAGTAGGCCTCCTGCAACCTTTGGAGGATCTTCAGGGCCACCTCCTCGGGGACGATGGTCTCCAGGCGGATATTTTGCCCTTCCCAGTCTACGCTCCTCAGGCCCCTGGAGCCCTCCCCCCGGGCCGGGGTGATGGTGTACCCCTTGGCCCCTAGGCGCTTGATCTCCTCCACCAGCTTCTTCTCCAAAAGGCTTTCCGCCACGATGGTCACCAGCTTCAAGGGCACCAGGTCCATGCTTCACCCCCCGATGGTCCGGGCCAGGACGTGGTAGAGGGGAATGCCCACAATCAGGTTAAAGGGGAAGGTCACCACCAGGCTCGCCGCTAGGTACAGGCTGGGGTTGGCCTCGGGCAGGGCGATGCGCACCGCCGCCGGGGCGGCGATGTAGCTGGCGCTGGCCGCCATAGCCCCAAGAACCGTGGCCCCCCCCACGGAAAGCCCCACCAGGTGGCCCAGGTAGACCCCGAGGGCCCCGTGGAGGAGGGCCAGGCCTACCCCGTAGAGGACCAGGCGGAAGCCCACCTGGCGCAAGGCGGTGAGCCTCGAGGCCGCCACCATGCCCAGGTCCATGAGGAAGAGGGTGAGGACCCCGTAGAAGGGCTCCACGAAGAAGGGCTTTACCCGCTCCATCCCCGCCTCCCCCGAAAGGGCCCCCACCGCAAGGCCCCCCAGGAGGAGGACCACGCTCTTGCCCGTCAGGACCTCCCGGGCCGCCTCCTTCAGGTTACCCCTACCCCGGTTGGCGAGGAGAAGGGCCAAGACGATGCCCGGCACCTCTAAAAAGGCCACCAGGGTGGGCAAAAACCCCTCGGGCCGGTGGCCCGCCCCCTGGGCAAAGGTGAGGGCGGCCAGGAAGGTGACGGCGGAGACCGAGCCGTAGTGGGCGGCGAGAGCCCCGGCGTCCGCCCGGCCCACGCCAAGAAGCCTCCTGGCGGCCAGGTAGCCCACAAGGGGCCTCACCAGGCTCAAGAAAAGGGTAGCCAGGAGGGGCAGAAGGAGAAGGGCGAGAGGGGTCTTGGCGAGCTCCACCCCGCCCTTCAGGCCGATGGCGAAGAGGAGGTAGATGGAAAGGGCGGTGTACATGGCCTCCGGGAAGGCCAGGTCGCTCCTTAAGAGCCTCGCCGCCACCCCCAGGAAGAAGGCCAGGACCATGGGGGAAAGGAGGTTCTGCCGGAGGAGTTCCAGGGCGTCCATAGCCTTCCCCTTCTACCAGAGGGCCCGCCCTTGTACAATCCGGTACGATGCGGCCTTTGGTAGGCGTCATCATGGGCTCCCGCTCCGACTGGGCCACCATGCGCCACGCGGCGGAGACCCTCGAGGCCCTGGGGGTCCCCTACGAGGTGCGGGTGGTCTCCGCCCACCGCACCCCGGACCTCATGGCGGAGTACGCCAAAACCGCGGAGGCCCGGGGCCTTATGGTCATCATCGCCGGGGCCGGGGGGGCCGCCCACCTCCCGGGAATGACCGCAGCCCACACCCCCTTGCCGGTCCTAGGGGTGCCCGTGGAAAGCCAAGCCCTGAAGGGCCTAGACTCCCTCCTTTCCATCGTGCAGATGCCCGCAGGCGTACCGGTGGGCACCTTGGCCATCGGCAAGGCGGGGGCGGTGAACGCCGCCCTGCTTGCCGCCAGCATCGTGGGCCTCAGGCACCCGGGGGGGCTGGAAAGGGGCAAGGCCTACCGCCAGGCCCAGACCGAGGCCGTCCTGGCCCACCCCGACCCCAGGGAGGAGGCGTGAGGATCGGTGTTCTGGGAGGGGGCCAGCTGGGGCGGATGCTGGCCCTTGCGGGCTACCCCTTGGGGCTTACCTTCCGCTTCCTGGACCCCTCGCCCGAGGCCTGCGCGGGCCAGGTGGGGGAGCTTTTGGTGGGGCCTTTTGAGGACAAGGGCCTTCTTGAGCGCTTCGCCCAGGGGCTGGACCTCGTCACCTACGAGTTTGAGAACGTGCCCGTGGCGGCGGCGCGGTTTCTGGAAGGCCTCCTTCCCGTTTACCCGCCGCCCAAGGCCCTCGAGGTGGCCCAGGACCGCCTTTTGGAGAAGACCTTTTTCCGGGGTCTAGGGGTGCCCACGCCCCCCTTTCACCCGGTGGACCGCCTCCCTGACCTGGAGGAGGGCCTGAGGCACGTAGGGCTTCCCGCCCTCCTCAAGACCCGAAGGGGCGGCTACGACGGCAAGGGGCAGGCCCTGGTGCGGTCGTGGGGGGAGGCGGAGGCCGCCTTCCATGCCCTGGGAGGGAAGGGGCTCATCCTGGAGGGCTTCGTGCCCTTTGACCGGGAACTTTCCATCCTGGCGGCGCGGGGAACCACCGGGGAAGTGGCCTTTTACCCCCTGGTGGAAAACCGCCACCAAGGGGGCATCCTCCGCCTCTCCCTGGCCCCCGCCCCGGGGGCTTCCGAGGCCCTGCGGAAGAAGGCGGAGGGGTATGCGAGGAAGGCCCTCGAGGCCCTGGGCTACGTGGGGGTCCTGGCCCTGGAGTTCTTCCAGGTGGGTGAGGAACTTCTTTTCAACGAGATGGCCCCCCGGGTCCACAACTCCGGCCACTGGACCATTGAGGGGGCGGAGACCAGCCAGTTCCAGAACCACCTGCGGGCCCTCCTGGGCCTCCCCCTGGGGAGCACCGCCCCCAGGGGTCACAGCGCCATGGTGAACCTGATCGGCCTCAGGCCCGACTTCCAGGAGGTCCTGAAGGTGCCCGGGGCCCACCTCCACTGGTACGGCAAGGCGGTGCGCCCGGGGCGGAAGGTGGGGCACATCACCCTGAGGCGGGATAGCCGGGAGGCCCCGGAGGAGGCCCTGCCCCTTCTCCTCCAGCTGGCCCAGGGCGCTTAGCTGGCGAAGAGAAGGGGTTCCCGCTCCCGCAAGGCGCTTACCAGAGCGTCCAGGAAGGCCTCCCCCCGCTCCACGGTGGCCTCGGGGTCCAGCAGGAAAGCCTCCTTCCGGCTGTCCACGAAGACCACCCAGTGCCCCTCCACCAGGCCCTGGGCCCAGAGGGGAGGCCTTCTTTGGGAGAGGGCGCGCAGGCCCTCCACAAAGCGCTCGTATAGGGGCTTGAGCTCGTCCCCCACCGGGTACTTGTACCCCTCTTTCCGCTTGGTGGGGGCCCCGTAGTCCAGCACCGCCACGTAGCCCACCACCACCTCCGGGAAAAGCATCTGGACCGAGGAAACCTCCCCCACCAGGTCGTCCAAGCGGTTGGGCCAGGACCCCGAGGGGTTTTTCAGGATGGACTTCAGGGAAAGGAGAAGCCTGGGCTTGCGCACCGGCCCCTCGGGGTAGACCAGGCCCAGGTCCCAGGACTTGGACCGGGCCAGGCCGGGCACCTGAACCTCCCGCCCCAGATGGGCGTGGAGGTGGGCGGGAAGCCGATGGCGGAGGCGGTTTAGCAGGTAGTCCGCCACGGGATCCTGGCGGCCGCTACTCTGCTTGGCGGCGTGGAGAACCCTCCCCAGGGCCTCCTGAAGCTCAAGGACTAGGGCCCCGGTGCCCACGGCTAACCCTCCACCACCTGGGTCCGCCCCGTAGGGGCTACCTTGAGCTCCGCCCCGGGAAGCTCCCGGGCCAAGCGCTCCTCGGCCAGCTTCGCGTACCGGGGGACGAGCTCCACCCCTATGGCCTCCCTCCCCCACTTGAGGGCCGCCAGCAGGGTGGTGCCGGTGCCTGCGAAGGGGTCTAGGACCACGTCCCTCACGAAACTGAACATGCGCACCAGCCTTTCGGCGAGCTCCAGGGGGAAGGGGGCCGGGTGGGCCCTGGTACTCTCCCCGGGGATGTCGTCCCAGATCTGGCGGAAGAAGCGGGCGAAGTCCTCTTTGGGGATGCGGCTTTTCTCCCTCTGCTCGGGGGTGGGTTTGCGGTAGCCCCCGGGCTTCCTTTGCATGAGGATGTACTCAATCTCGGTCTTGATGATGGCCCCGGGCTCGTAGGGCTTGCCCAGGAAGAAGCCGGGGCGGTCCGCCTCGAGGGTGGCGTTGGTCTTTTTGTGCCAGATGATGGGGTTCAGGTTGTCAAAGCCCAGCTTCCGGCACCGCACCTGGATG encodes:
- a CDS encoding NAD-dependent malic enzyme translates to MPVSRYYDVKRDEKGERYLEPYVSGFLLLRLPLLNKGTAFTEEERRALGLLGLLLPHVNTLEEQKERVYRRYRLQASPLEKHIYLRNLQDRNEVLFYALLVDHLEEMLPILYTPTVGEAVREFSHIYRYPRGFTVSTKDIDRVEEALGNVPLEEVRLIVATDSSAILGIGDQGYGGMAISIGKLTLYTAVGGVGPDKTLPVELDVGTDREDLLKDPLYLGVRHKRLKGEAYYRFLDRFVEAVKKRYPKALIQWEDFGKEAAFNVLERYRKVVPSFNDDIQGTGAVALAGVLSACRLKGERLSEQVAVVYGAGAGGIGVAWALVEGMKREGLSAEEARARVLVLDSKGLLVEGRAMEDYKKPFAQRAERIAGWRFSGAYPNLLETVENARATVLLGLSGQGGSFTEPVVRAMLENTPRPVIFPLSNPTSATEALPDDLIYWTEGKALVAAGSPFPPVGFKGRTIPVGQGNNAFIFPGLGLGAILSRARKVTDGMVLEAAYALHDFTQAHFPDLLYPPVARLREVSPYVAARVMAKALEEGVAEEERIRGLDLEGLLAFVRSRFWEPRYLPYRPAPVI
- a CDS encoding metal-sulfur cluster assembly factor, translating into MDEVRQEAPQAELPTKEQVLEALKVVYDPEIPVNIVDLGLVYDVEVHENGVVDITMTLTAIGCPAQDVVKADAEMAVMRLPGVQGVNVEFVWTPPWTPAKMTEEGKRMMRMFGFNV
- a CDS encoding TerC family protein translates to MEAGVISVILILIVLEVILSADNALILGVLVQKLPVHLRRKALFYGILGAYVLRGLALLFAALVIKLWWVQALGAAYLLYIALKHFLKPEEAHAPPPLEATAAQFWKVVAQVELMDLAFAVDSVLVAVALSDKLWVIYTGVFLGILALRMLASLVVTLLDRYPRFKHLAYVVVGLAGVKLAIGGWDKLAKEALHRPELALGLDKEAFSLLILAVLLLGSLWALRKPVPQTP
- a CDS encoding P-II family nitrogen regulator gives rise to the protein MDLVPLKLVTIVAESLLEKKLVEEIKRLGAKGYTITPARGEGSRGLRSVDWEGQNIRLETIVPEEVALKILQRLQEAYFPHYAVIAYVENVWVVRGEKYI
- a CDS encoding sodium-dependent bicarbonate transport family permease yields the protein MDALELLRQNLLSPMVLAFFLGVAARLLRSDLAFPEAMYTALSIYLLFAIGLKGGVELAKTPLALLLLPLLATLFLSLVRPLVGYLAARRLLGVGRADAGALAAHYGSVSAVTFLAALTFAQGAGHRPEGFLPTLVAFLEVPGIVLALLLANRGRGNLKEAAREVLTGKSVVLLLGGLAVGALSGEAGMERVKPFFVEPFYGVLTLFLMDLGMVAASRLTALRQVGFRLVLYGVGLALLHGALGVYLGHLVGLSVGGATVLGAMAASASYIAAPAAVRIALPEANPSLYLAASLVVTFPFNLIVGIPLYHVLARTIGG
- the purE gene encoding 5-(carboxyamino)imidazole ribonucleotide mutase, encoding MRPLVGVIMGSRSDWATMRHAAETLEALGVPYEVRVVSAHRTPDLMAEYAKTAEARGLMVIIAGAGGAAHLPGMTAAHTPLPVLGVPVESQALKGLDSLLSIVQMPAGVPVGTLAIGKAGAVNAALLAASIVGLRHPGGLERGKAYRQAQTEAVLAHPDPREEA
- a CDS encoding 5-(carboxyamino)imidazole ribonucleotide synthase: MRIGVLGGGQLGRMLALAGYPLGLTFRFLDPSPEACAGQVGELLVGPFEDKGLLERFAQGLDLVTYEFENVPVAAARFLEGLLPVYPPPKALEVAQDRLLEKTFFRGLGVPTPPFHPVDRLPDLEEGLRHVGLPALLKTRRGGYDGKGQALVRSWGEAEAAFHALGGKGLILEGFVPFDRELSILAARGTTGEVAFYPLVENRHQGGILRLSLAPAPGASEALRKKAEGYARKALEALGYVGVLALEFFQVGEELLFNEMAPRVHNSGHWTIEGAETSQFQNHLRALLGLPLGSTAPRGHSAMVNLIGLRPDFQEVLKVPGAHLHWYGKAVRPGRKVGHITLRRDSREAPEEALPLLLQLAQGA
- a CDS encoding DNA-methyltransferase, with the translated sequence MEAAADLFAQEAAPSYPRARLYVGDAREVLARLPEASVHLAITSPPYWTLKRYEDVPGQMGHIEDYEAFLDELDRVWREVFRLLVPGGRLIIVVGDVAVARKRFGRHLVFPLHADIQVRCRKLGFDNLNPIIWHKKTNATLEADRPGFFLGKPYEPGAIIKTEIEYILMQRKPGGYRKPTPEQREKSRIPKEDFARFFRQIWDDIPGESTRAHPAPFPLELAERLVRMFSFVRDVVLDPFAGTGTTLLAALKWGREAIGVELVPRYAKLAEERLARELPGAELKVAPTGRTQVVEG